DNA from Lentibacillus amyloliquefaciens:
TCGCTGGTGTTCATTAAAAGCAGCAACGATCCCAGGATGAAAAACGGGACAATAATTCCGACATAACGCCATCCCCGCATGGATACACTGCCAAGCAGCCAGCCCATAATTTGCTGCAGCTGATCACTCGTAAGGGCAATAATCAATGAAATAAACGCTCCCAAAAAGGAACTGAAAATAATACCTGTTAAAATAATCGTCTCGACCCGCATCGTCCGGTCGACTCTTCTGGCAAAAAACAGCACTAGCAAAATGGTCACTAAGGCACCGGCAATACTTAGTGCCGGCAGCGTAAAAAGCCCAAAAAAAGGAATTGAAATGTTAAAAAACAATGTTGCAACTGCCCCCACAGAAGCGCCGGAAGAAACACCCAAAATATACGGATCTGCCAATGGATTTCGCAAAAGGCCCTGGAATGCCGCTCCCGCTATCGCAAGAGAAGCTCCGACAAAACCGGCAAGCAGCACTCTGGGCAATCGGATTTGCGAAACAATATTCACATCTGTCGTATCAACCTGATCAGATATCGGTAAGCGAAGAACCTGTGCACCAATAATTTTTACGATATCTGAAACAGGAACAGATACACTGCCGACGGATATGGCCACAAGCATTGATACAAGCAAGAAGGCCATTGCCAGCATATATGCAGTCAAATGATTATTCTTCAAAAAGTTCCGGGTAGACAACTTCAGCGATCTCCTTTGCACCTTCCACTAAGCGGGGACCCGGACGACTGACAAGATCGGAATGCACATCGTAAACCTGCTCATTCTCCACCGCCGTCATATCTCCCCAGCCATCGCGATTTGTGACTTGTTCGACTGGATTATCTGCATAATGTCCATACGTTGTGATAATGACATCCGGGTTAAGCTCCACAATGGCCTCAGGATCGATTTGTACCCAGCCATCTTGTTCGTGCGCCGCATTATCTGCATTGACGACTTCCAGCAGATCCTGAAAAAATGTATTTTTCCCGGCCGTAAAAATTTCCGGTGCAGGTGCTACTTCAAAAAAGACAGATTGACGTTCATCATCACTGATTGCCTCGGTCTTTTCACTTAATGCTGCAAATTCCTCTTTCATATTGCCGACAATTTCTTCTGCCTTTTCCTGTGTACCGGTAACCTGAGCAACTTGTTCAATCGACCCATAAACACTTTCGATATCCTGTGCATCGTGCACCACAAATACATTGATACCCGCATCCCGAATCTGCTGCAAGGCTGCTTCGGAGTTATGTGCACCGGAAGCATGCGCAAGCACAAGGTCGGGCTCCAAGCCGATAATTGCCTCCACATTTAGCTCCATGCCGCCTACCTTCTCTTTTTCCTCCACTTCTTCCGGATAATTGTCATTGTCAGAAACACCAACGATTTCCTCTCCCAACCCAAGTGCAAAGGCTATTTCGGTATTACTTGGAATTAAGGAAACAATCCGCTTCGGTTTCTCATCAATTGTTAATTCATTGTCAAGCGCATCTGTTACCGTCAACGGAAAAGCTGATTCCTCCGCATCTGTTTGTTCGGTGCTTTCATCCGTACTCCCGGTCTCATTTTCCGAGTCAGCACTATCAGAACCGCAGCCGACTAAGAGACCCAGTGTTAACATTATTAATAGCATGAAAGAAAAAATCTTTTTCACTTAAATACCCCCTGTTGTATGTAGAATAAAATAAAAAAACATCTTCACGAGAAATGAAGATGACTATGTAAAAGAGCAGTGCATAAACCTGTCCCCTTACACCCTCCTATTCCCCGTAGGCATTGGTGCACGATAGGCACAGGCAGGTCTCCTGGCTCTTGCTCATCACTAGCTGCACCTTCCCATACATTTACATGTACAGTGGTTATAGCAGCTAGCTCGCAATTACAGTGGCGGGACCGCGCTGGACTTTCACCAGCTTCCCTTTCAAGATTTCACGAATCGAAATCACCTGTACCCAAAGCTATTCAGTTATTCGCTGAATTCAATTATACATAATGTTGCAAAATCTGTCACGTTTTAAAAAAGCCAGATAAATAGATAATTTGATTCGCATCAAAACTCCCCGCACACACTTCCTGAATCATTATAGTGTTGGTTCACTGCATAGACTGCAAATCAATACACAGTCATACGCCCGGCCCTTGCCGTAAAACAAAAAAAGACTGCTAATGGCTGTTTGATTTAGCAGTTAATTTCGTTACATTTATAATGTTTGCGACAGATCCCGAAATCTGTTACCCACAGACGGCAGCTGATTTTATTCTAATCCAACTTTTCTTTTAATATAGTAAATATCCTGTTCACAGTTCAGCACTTTCTTTTCGAGCAAATCTGCGTCAATTTGTACTCTATCTATTTTGTCATCTGTTTGGTCAAATCGTCTATCAACTTCATTAAAACGCTGATCGACTTCAACAACACGTTCTTCAAATCGTTTTTCCATCGCTTCAAAACGCTGATCCACTTTTTCAAATCCTTCATTCATCTGGTCTTGCAGTTCTTTAATTGCCTGCAATATTTGACTGGTTGGCACATCACTCATTCAAGCCCCTCCCCAATTGTCGTATGTACTTCCAGTTTTATTATACACCATCTCTTTAACGTAATCTATATCATTTATGTTCACTTAAACACCCTTGAACCGATTCAGGCAACATCCTGAAAAATAATCCTTTGTATTTAATATCCGCCACACCGGCAGCCAGAATAATTATACCGAAAATTA
Protein-coding regions in this window:
- a CDS encoding ABC transporter substrate-binding protein; amino-acid sequence: MKKIFSFMLLIMLTLGLLVGCGSDSADSENETGSTDESTEQTDAEESAFPLTVTDALDNELTIDEKPKRIVSLIPSNTEIAFALGLGEEIVGVSDNDNYPEEVEEKEKVGGMELNVEAIIGLEPDLVLAHASGAHNSEAALQQIRDAGINVFVVHDAQDIESVYGSIEQVAQVTGTQEKAEEIVGNMKEEFAALSEKTEAISDDERQSVFFEVAPAPEIFTAGKNTFFQDLLEVVNADNAAHEQDGWVQIDPEAIVELNPDVIITTYGHYADNPVEQVTNRDGWGDMTAVENEQVYDVHSDLVSRPGPRLVEGAKEIAEVVYPELFEE
- a CDS encoding FecCD family ABC transporter permease, with the translated sequence MLAMAFLLVSMLVAISVGSVSVPVSDIVKIIGAQVLRLPISDQVDTTDVNIVSQIRLPRVLLAGFVGASLAIAGAAFQGLLRNPLADPYILGVSSGASVGAVATLFFNISIPFFGLFTLPALSIAGALVTILLVLFFARRVDRTMRVETIILTGIIFSSFLGAFISLIIALTSDQLQQIMGWLLGSVSMRGWRYVGIIVPFFILGSLLLLMNTSELNAMSFGEERAQHLGVDVEKRKLMVLVAGSILTGAAVAVSGAIGFVGLVIPHLTRRLWGPDHVHLLPLSILTGAGFLMLTDLLSRTIISPQILPIGVITALIGAPVFALILMKQRRRS